Genomic DNA from Chiloscyllium plagiosum isolate BGI_BamShark_2017 chromosome 9, ASM401019v2, whole genome shotgun sequence:
GGTTTCCCATTGCTGGCATTTCCTGTTGTGTAAAACAAATTAGTCCATTGTCccatttctctgtctctgtcacatttgtctggatgatgCCAGCTCCTACAAGGGGGGCTTCTGAAATGTCCACTTTCATTCTCAACCCAGGACTCCCCACCACAGGGCCTGTGGCtgtgtctgacccatctcccacactttggCCTTCaccccctctctcccctcccactgGGCCACACCTCCCATCCCCtgcagcatccacatccagaggatcatcagTTACCATATCCACCACCTCCCACCGGGATACACCAggaaatccatatccaccacctcCCACAGGGATACACCAGGANNNNNNNNNNNNNNNNNNNNNNNNNNNNNNNNNNNNNNNNNNNNNNNNNNNNNNNNNNNNNNNNNNNNNNNNNNNNNNNNNNNNNNNNNNNNNNNNNNNNNNNNNNNNNNNNNNNNNNNNNNNNNNNNNNNNNNNNNNNNNNNNNNNNNNNNNNNNNNNNNNNNNNNNNNNNNNNNNNNNNNNNNNNNNNNNNNNNNNNNNNNNNNNNNNNNNNNNNNNNNNNNNNNNNNNNNNNNNNNNNNNNNNNNNNNNNNNNNNNNNNNNNNNNNNNNNNNNNNNNNNNNNNNNNNNNNNNNNNNNNNNNNNNNNNNNNNNNNNNNNNNNNNNNNNNNNNNNNNNNNNNNNNNNNNNNNNNNNNNNNNNNNNNNNNNNNNNNNNNNNNNNNNNNNNNNNNNNNNNNNNNNNNNNNNNNNNNNNNNNNNNNNNNNNNNNNNNNNNNNNNNNNNNNNNNNNNNNNNNNNNNNNNNNNNNNNNNNNNNNNNNNNNNNNNNNNNNNNNNNtgtctgtctgtctgtctgtcttctgtctgtctgtctgtctgtctgtctgtctgtctgtctgtccatccccccccccccacatccccAAACACCAGCAGCAGTCACCATGGCCAAGAAAGATGAGAACCTTTTAGCAAATATTAACAGCGCCTTCCTGAAACACAGCAAGGTGGAGGAAGTGAAGAGGGATAATCTGCTCATGATGCAACCTTATGCTAACTGGGAGGAGTTCCTGATGCCGGCTCCAATGTCGATTGCAATCCTCGGGGAATTAATCATCATCTCTTCCACCGCTGACTTCCCTGTAAACAAGCACAGCCCGGACAGGCAATATCAACACATCAAATACCCGGAATCATTCCGAGCCTGCCTGATGCAGGTCAGTAACCAGGGCTGGAAATGTTTTAACTTGGCTCATAAAAACATGGACCAGATTCGGCTGCACTCCCAGAGTGTCCCGACCCACCTGAAGAGTGCGGTGAAGACCCTGATGCAGGGTGAGCAGCAGAGTCTGGAGAGGCTGCTCCCTCTGCAGTTGGGCAGCATCAAAGCTGTTGCGGATGATTGTCTTGGCCTCGCCCAGGAGGTTGAGAGAAGCTTCTCCTCCATTACTGACCTGATCCATGAATTGCTGGAGGCCTGTACTGGTGCCAAGGGGATGTATGAGGAGGAATCCAAGGTGGTGCGGCGTTCCCTGGAGGATGCCAGCCTTCGGAAGGCCactgcagagaaagagaagacGCAGGCAGACGAATATTTCACCAGGATGAACAAACAGGTCGAGGAGGCTCATGATGCCTACAAGAGGGCAGTGGAGTCTGCTCCCAGTGAGTGGGGGGTTGTTGGCATGTTTGCAGTGGAGAATTCGATCAATCTGGTCAGTAACCTGGTGAGTGGCTTCATGTCGATGGTGACTGCAGATCCAGTCAGCCTGTCTACCACGGTGGTGGAGACCTTGGCGAATGTTGGCAACGTCATTGCCGAAAAGGTTAGGAACAAGGAGCAAGCCAAAGCCTGCAGCCAGCAAGCTGAGGTGGACCCAGTCGCTGCCAGCAATGTCCTCTCCAAGTCCAGTGAGCTGCTGATGGCCACCGTCAAACTCCAGGACTTGCTGTCAGCTGACGCTAAACTGAGTCTGGATAAACTCCTGGATCAGATGTCGGGCAGTGTGAACATCTCCAGGCGCATGTTCCAGCAGATTAAAACCGAGATCAATCTGGAGGAGGACTGCAGCCCCAAGGAAGCAGCCCTGACTCTGTGCAGGAAGGGCATCGCGATCTGTGAGAAGCTGGAGGAGATTGGACAGTGCGAGAATCCGACTGAAGAGCAGATAGAGAGGGTGGCTGGCAGGATCGGGGAGCTCTATGGGAAAGTGGTCAAGTTCAGTGCAGGCTGCGTGGCCAACAACCCGACGGTACTCCCTCAGACTGCCCCGAACCTGTCCAGGGCAGCAGGTGAGCAGCAGCCTGAGGACCAAAGCATGGTGCACACGGTGGTGACCCAGGCCCGGATAAAGATCGAGAATGCCAAGGCACATTTGGATAGCACCCGGGCAGAGTACGAGAGGAGCTTTGAAGCAATGAAGCAGAGTAACAAGGAGCTGGATGAGATCCTGGCCATGATGAGGAAATGTCAGGTGACCAAGGTTGACTTTGACGTGACACTGAAGATGTTGACCCAGGGTCTGGAAGCCTTGGGCAGGGTGAGAGAGCAGTGGACCAAGATGATTCGCTTCTTTGAAATGGTTTCCAACTTGATCCACATTTGCCTCACCAAATCCCTGAGAAAACTCGTCACGGACAGCGAAGTGATCCAAGCAATCGAGGGGTACAGCCAGCAGCAGCACATCCGAGATTTAATTTATGCCCAAGCCTTTCAGGCAACCAACATCTCCCACCTGGTCAATATGATCGCCAGAACCTACGTGGAGATTTCTAGCAAGTACCTGATGGACCGAGTGACCAGTCTGGGCCGGCTGATCACCCTGGACCCTGAGGATGCGGAGTTCCAGAGTGAGCGGCAGCTGCTTCAGCGAGGCTGTGCTGAGGCCCGCCAGATGATCATGGAGCGGGTTCTGAGCAACAAGGAGCAGTTTGAGATTCGGATCCAGCAGCGAATTGAGGCCATTGACTCTGGGCTGAAGGCAGTGCtgcctcctgcctcagaggtgGAGCTGCAGGCCATCGAGAGTTCCCTGAACCAGGAAAGCCCATCCATCTTCAGGGAGAttgcagaggaggaggaggaggaagacgaTCAATGGGCCTGACGCAGGAAGGGAAGCTCCAGTGGTAAAGGTGAGTGGGCAGCTCTGTCTGTGCTGCTGGAGGAACGAATTACTGCAGGTAACGCAAttagacagaggagcagaaattaggccattcagcccatcaagcccaccattcaatcacggctgataagtttctcaaccccattttcctgctttctccccctaacccttgatattcaagaacctatcgatctcagtcttaaatatactcaatgacctggcctccacagccttttgtggcaataaattccatagattcaccgccctctggctgaagaaggttTTCCTTACCTGAATTACTGCAGGTAACGCAAttagacagaggagcagaaattaggccattcagcccatcaagcccaccattcaatcacggctgataagtttctcaaccccattttcccgctttctccccctaacccttgataatcaagaacctatcgatctcagacttaaatatactcaatgacctggcctctacagtcTTATGtgccaatgaattccatagattcaccactctttggctgaagaagtttctccttatctctgttctaaaaggacTTCCCTTtatctaaagctgtgccctcgagtccagtgtttcctaccaatggaaacatcttcccaacatctactctgtccaggccattcattattctgtatgtttcatttAGATTCCTCATCATCATCTAAAGtgcatcgagtataaacccagagccctcaaacgttcctcatattgTTAAGTGTTTaattcctgggatcatttttgtgaacttcctctgaatacACTGCAGGGTCAGTTcaaccttcctgagatatggggcccaaaactgtgcacagtactccaaatattgtctgaccagagccttatagagcctcagaagtaaattcctgcttttatattcaagtcctctcaaaataaatgccatcattgcatttgtcctCCTAACGACTGACTCaagctgcaagtttaccttgagagaatcctggactagaactcccaagtctctttatacttcagacttctgaattttctagtcatttagaaaatagcccatgcctctcttcttcctaccaaagtgtatgacctcacactttcccacattgtactccatctgccacttcttttctcactctcctaccctgtccaaatccttctgcaacctccccgccCCTCCATGCTCCcgtccctctacctacctttgtaaacttagtcagaatgccttcagttccttcatgtagatcattaatgtataaagtgaaaagttgtggttccaacactgagcgTTGCGGAACGACACTTGtaaccggctgccatcctgagaaagacccttttatttccactctgtgctttctgccaggcagccaagtttctatccatgctagcacattgcctctgacaccatgggtccttatcttactcagtagcctcctgtgcagcatcttgtccAAGGACTTCTTGAAGTCTAGATCAATAacatctattggctctccttagtctaacctggttgttatttcctcaaagaattgtagcagatttgtcaggcatgacttccccttgacgaagccatgctgactttgccctattttgccaagtattcagaaatctcatccttcacaatagattCCAGGGTATTACCCACGACCAAGGTTCGGTTAATCAGTCTGTAATGTTCAGTCTCTTGCCTTACTACCTTtctaaacaggggtgtcatggtAGCAATTTTCCTGTCCTCAGGGactctccctgattctagcgattcctgaaagatcaccactaacgcctcccctatctcttcagctatcacccttagaactctggggtgtagttcatctggtccaggtgatttatgcACCTTCAGGACATTCAGTTTTTCTGGCACCTTCTTCTCGGTATGTTGGCCCCTCactgtcttgaatttttgggatattact
This window encodes:
- the LOC122552539 gene encoding uncharacterized protein LOC122552539 yields the protein MAKKDENLLANINSAFLKHSKVEEVKRDNLLMMQPYANWEEFLMPAPMSIAILGELIIISSTADFPVNKHSPDRQYQHIKYPESFRACLMQVSNQGWKCFNLAHKNMDQIRLHSQSVPTHLKSAVKTLMQGEQQSLERLLPLQLGSIKAVADDCLGLAQEVERSFSSITDLIHELLEACTGAKGMYEEESKVVRRSLEDASLRKATAEKEKTQADEYFTRMNKQVEEAHDAYKRAVESAPSEWGVVGMFAVENSINLVSNLVSGFMSMVTADPVSLSTTVVETLANVGNVIAEKVRNKEQAKACSQQAEVDPVAASNVLSKSSELLMATVKLQDLLSADAKLSLDKLLDQMSGSVNISRRMFQQIKTEINLEEDCSPKEAALTLCRKGIAICEKLEEIGQCENPTEEQIERVAGRIGELYGKVVKFSAGCVANNPTVLPQTAPNLSRAAGEQQPEDQSMVHTVVTQARIKIENAKAHLDSTRAEYERSFEAMKQSNKELDEILAMMRKCQVTKVDFDVTLKMLTQGLEALGRVREQWTKMIRFFEMVSNLIHICLTKSLRKLVTDSEVIQAIEGYSQQQHIRDLIYAQAFQATNISHLVNMIARTYVEISSKYLMDRVTSLGRLITLDPEDAEFQSERQLLQRGCAEARQMIMERVLSNKEQFEIRIQQRIEAIDSGLKAVLPPASEVELQAIESSLNQESPSIFREIAEEEEEEDDQWA